The genomic DNA ATCGATGTCTACCGGGCCAGCGGCCACGGCGGCCAGAGCGTCAATACCACGGATTCCGCCGTGCGCATCACTCACCTGCCCACCGGCATGGTCGTCACCTGCCAGGACGAAAAATCGCAGCTGAAGAACAAGGACAAGGCCATGGGCGTGCTGCGCAGCCGGCTTTTGCAGATGCGCATCGCCGAGGAACAGGCCAAGCAGACCGAGGCGCGGCGCAGCCTGATCGGCTCGGGCGACCGCAGCGAAAAGATCCGCACGTACAACTTCCCCCAGGACCGCATCACTGACCACCGCATCGGCTACTCACGCAGTAATATTCCAGCGGCCCTGGGCGGCGACATCGACGATATCATCGAACAGCTTCAGGCGTATGAACGCGAACTCCAGGCCAGCGGCGCCAGTAACGCTTAAGACCTGGTTGCGACAGGCCGCGGCACAGCTACAGGCGGCCGGCATCCGATCGGCCCGGTTAGATAGTGAGTTGTTACTGACCTATGTGCTGCAGGTTGATCGGCCGTATCTAATCAGTCATGATGATGAACCGCTTTCGCAGCCGGTCTTGGTGCAGTTGCAGGCATTGCTTGAGCGACGGCTGGAACGCGTTCCCCTTGCCTATCTGACCGGCTACAAGGAGTTTTATGGTCATCGTTTTGCCGTATCACCGGCGACATTGGTACCGCGTCCCGAGACGGAGGTACTGGTAGCGATGGCCGTCGACGCCATGACACCGGGCGCGGCCATGCTTGATATCGGCACCGGATCCGGCTGTGTCGCCATCAGCGTGGGACTGGCAATGAAGGGACTGATACCCGCGCCCATCATCCGCGCCATCGACGTTTCCGAGGCCGCCTTGGCGATGGCGCGTGACAATGCACGGGCGCTTGGTGCCGATGTTGATTTTTATCTTGAGGATTTTCGGCAGCACCAGGGCATGCAGCATGATGTCGTGGCCGCCAACCTGCCATACGTAAACCCGGCGTGGCAGAACTCGCCAGAGCTGGCCCACGAGCCACCAGAAGCCCTGTACGCCGATGATGACGGCCTGGCGCTCATCAACGAGCTGCTGGCCATGACACCCGCCCTGCTGCGTCCTGGCGGCCAGCTGCTGCTTGAGGCTGATCCGCGCCAGCTTGACCGCATAACGGAAAAGGCCCTGGAATCGGGCCTTGTCTTGCGGCAGCGCCAGGGGTGCGTGGTGCATCTGGCGCGGCCCTAAAGCTTATTTGTTCCGGTATCGTCTACTGCTCGGCTTCGGCCAGCGTGGCCTTGAGCGTTTCCTCTTTGCCGTCGCGCAGCACGGTAATGGCAATCTCATCGCCGACACCATGGCGGGCCACCAGGCTGCTGACCGGGTTGTTGGCATCGATGGCCTGGCCGTCTATCTTGGTAATGACATCGCCGCCGCGGATGCCAGCCTGCTCGGCCGGGCTGCCGCCGACGACGCCGTTCTCCGTAGTGACGTATGCTCCACTGGAGACAGAGAGGTTCAGCTGCTTGGCGGTGACCGGTGTCAGCGGGATGGTGCGGACACCCAGGAAGGGCCGTATGAGCCTGCCCTGCTCGGAGACGCTCTTGATAAGTCCTTTGGCATCATTGACCGGGATGGCAAAGCCGATACCCTGGGCGTCGGAAGCGACCGCCGTGTTCATGCCGATGACCTCGCCGGCCATGTTGACCAGCGGGCCGCCGGAGTTGCCGGGGTTGATGGCGGCGTCGGTCTGGAAGAGGTTGCTGAGCAACTCGGTGCCGCCGCCGCTCTCATCGCCGGCAGTGACCGGACGGCCCAAGCCCGAGATGACACCGGTAGTGACCGTGTTCTGGAACTGGCCCAGGGCGTTGCCGACGGCGACGACCTTCTGGCCGACCTGTACTTTGGAGGA from Candidatus Saccharibacteria bacterium includes the following:
- a CDS encoding peptide chain release factor N(5)-glutamine methyltransferase; the protein is MNANSRPAAPVTLKTWLRQAAAQLQAAGIRSARLDSELLLTYVLQVDRPYLISHDDEPLSQPVLVQLQALLERRLERVPLAYLTGYKEFYGHRFAVSPATLVPRPETEVLVAMAVDAMTPGAAMLDIGTGSGCVAISVGLAMKGLIPAPIIRAIDVSEAALAMARDNARALGADVDFYLEDFRQHQGMQHDVVAANLPYVNPAWQNSPELAHEPPEALYADDDGLALINELLAMTPALLRPGGQLLLEADPRQLDRITEKALESGLVLRQRQGCVVHLARP
- a CDS encoding trypsin-like peptidase domain-containing protein, which gives rise to MEDRIPTQQDQQATTPPADAPLPAQAPVRNAPPADNRPPASQPHRLPTGALIAGCFLVSMLGSGLVIAGSRALDEDAAPPSVSETKQVVSSEGELVADIAKKVGASTVSITTQSLSAQDYFGQASVQEGAGTGIILTKDGYIMTNRHVIPEGTQNVSVTMSDGTQFDNVTVVGRDRLNDIAFLKINDPGRDLPVATIGDSSKVQVGQKVVAVGNALGQFQNTVTTGVISGLGRPVTAGDESGGGTELLSNLFQTDAAINPGNSGGPLVNMAGEVIGMNTAVASDAQGIGFAIPVNDAKGLIKSVSEQGRLIRPFLGVRTIPLTPVTAKQLNLSVSSGAYVTTENGVVGGSPAEQAGIRGGDVITKIDGQAIDANNPVSSLVARHGVGDEIAITVLRDGKEETLKATLAEAEQ